In Raphanus sativus cultivar WK10039 unplaced genomic scaffold, ASM80110v3 Scaffold3359, whole genome shotgun sequence, the genomic window TTCACTCACTTGTCTTTGTAGATTGTATATGGCACCGGCACATCCATAGATCGGGTCTCTAATTCTAGCTCCGGCTTCATACACCATACTGTTTACCGCATCAGTTCTTTGTTATTCGGGAAGTTCCTGAGGAAACATGTCGCTACCACGCCTTTAAATCGAGGTTATGTAACCAATGTTTAGCTACTAAATACTAATCATCGATAACTATGTCATTTCTATAAATACGAATGTCTATGTCACAAAAACTTTCATTGATTGTAACGTTAGTGGCCACTATAATAAGGTAGCCATGGTTAATGGGGGTTACACTAGCAATATCAAGCTAAGTAATTCAGAAAAACTCCAGAGGACCCGAGACTGAGGCAGGAGGATCTATCACCATGCGGCTTGCCTTTCCGTCTGCGTAAAGCTGGGGTAACGCGTTGGCTTCTCTGGCCGTAACGCCTTCTGCAGTCCACAAGGTAACATGCGGCCACTCGTTCTTGCAGACTACGGTCTCTCCGTCCACAGATCCGATATGAGCTGTAAAAGCGGCCATCTTGTCGTTGAAGATGAACTCGGTGAGCTCTACGGGTACCTCTCTGTTTAGATGCTGACCGTATCTGGCTACAGCTGCTACTCCGTGGCTTCTCTTGTGGGCAAGCGTCACGTGAGCCCGTTCAAGTTTTTCCTCTATGCTCTTCTTTTTCCCCTCTAGAAAAGATCTCATTGTTGGGTTTGATGCGGCCAACTGATAAGAACAAAACACctttaaaaaatgaagaaatgTATTTTAAGGGTACTTCAAAAATCTTGTTGGCTACCTTTTCAAGAAGACTCTGGACTTGAGTTACATGCAAGTTGACGGCAGCGAATGTAATAGACCCATGTTGTGTTTTCACTGAACTTGGTGGTTTGTATTCACCCTTTGCGATTCTTTTTAGCTCTTCTCGCACTTGCTGAACCGCAGACTCAAACGGAACCTGAAAGGAGCAAACCAGAAAACAAAGACATCATATCCACATCCAAGTCTTCCTTATACTCTTGTATCCTGTACTAAGCCCTTACAATACCAAGCATGGAATTCGATTCGAGCCATCAATGACAAGAGGATGTATTACCTGAACAGAATTGAAATACTCCGAATTTGCAGCTAAAGTATCGCGCAGCTGTTTCTCCCATTTAGACCATTCCGCTGCGTATGTTCCTTTTGCCGACTCAAGTCTAGAGCAAGAAGCATATGAAGGAAACAAAAGGTCAGCAAACGGACAAACCAAAGCTAAAAaagcaaccaaaaaaaaagactgtaaCAACAAGAAATTAAAACGTCTGTGACCACACTTATTCGTAAGGTATCTCTTGAAACATGAATGCAGAGTAAACAAACATGAATGCTTTTGATGTCTTCCTCATCACTTTTTGTTAAATTGTCATTGCATTTGTTACTGTCTATGCAGACGGTTGTTCCAAAATGCTTTGTTACTGGTTTTCACAGTATCCTTTAGGTTTTATATAATTCAACTTCTCATGAAAATGGCAGTGTTGGCTACTACCCACCTCCCATGCCTTCTCCTGTGGAGCTGGAACAAGTCAATGCCCTCCTCAAATATCGATTTAACAGGATCAGGTAAAGGACTCCTTTAATATGCAAAAAGAGAAGTTAATTAACTGGTTTAGCAACCAAATGGATATGTCTCTCGTGTACTGTACAAAAATATATACCTGTCTGATCTAAACAGTGGCATCTTGACGAGGGAGCCAAAGCGCTCAATCAATTCACCTTCAAATTCTTCGCGGTTCTGAAAGTTTAAGGGACagttcaaaataaattttgagaTCCAATCATGGATTTTGcttaaagaacagttaggcGTATGTGATAATACCTTTCCCTCATAAAGGTGGTAAAACATCAATAGCACATTGCCTGCATTCGCAGATGTCTTGTCGAGATTCCCCTGACAAGATTCATTTCATATGAAAGAAACAATAGCTCGTTAAGCAATACAGTGATGTAGTAAAAGTTGGATGATGGACTGTGTTACAGATGGAGTTGCATACCGGATGATCAACTCTTTGAAGTACACGGAACATGAAAACAGCCAAGGCATCAAGTGAATATGGATTTGACTCGGTTCCTGTGCATTCACAAGGGGccataaaaataatgtaaaacaaCAATTGCAGCGAGTACATAAGATGAGCCAAAGCCGAAAATCATTAAACAATGGATGCGTAGTTACATACCTTCGGAATCAGCAACGACTGGAACCGCAGTAACCTTAGTTTTCCGGCACATGACTTCAATCTAATACGAAAACAAATAATCATATACTAAAACCAGACATTTTAAGACACacagaaagaagaaagatatcAGGTCACCGACTTAATTTTGATATGACTACTCAAAAAGATAACAAGACTTCCACAATACAACCTACCCATGTACATATATAAAGGCAGGTTACATCTATATCAAAGAATCTTTTTTCAGTAAACAAAGTAACCGTATTGTGGTCTCTCAAAAGTAACCTTAGTGGCCAATAGGCAAGAAAAGCAACTGACCATGACAATATTTGCAATGTCTGTTTTATGAATCTACTCGATAATAAGCAAAGACTCATAGGTAGAGATGAACCCGAAATGCTAGCTTACAAGGAGAGGGTGCACATGATTAAATACCTGTCTCCAGACGTCTTCATTTGGGGCATTTTTGTCAGCCAACATAATTGATTGTGGCTTTTTACGATGTTCATCAGCAACCTTTGGCCAATATTTTCCTGTCCAGCATGTAGAATACTTCATGAGGTGGCTAGCAAAATTGACAGGCCAGAACAGTTTCGGCAAGATCCTACATTTTTAAATACCTTTGACAAGATCACCCATCAGACTATGCACTGGCCGATCATCCCCTAAGCCACCTGGGGCGTTCAATAACTCCTTACAAAGAGCAGATTTAGCGCTTCCTGGAATTCCTGAGAACACATTGAAAATTGCAGAAATCAGAGGGAAAGAGAGGAATCTTAAAGAAAACGGAATCTAAAAAATATAGTGCTCTCTCACTTCTGGTCACCATCAACAGCTTAAAAATAACAAACTGTCACAAAATGAAATAGAACATGCAACCAGAATATATGAAAAAAGGAATACCTGGAAAGAATACAATTAACCCCTCATTCTTCTGAACAGCATCTTGCATAGCTGGCTCAGGAGTAGCTGGTGTCACTTTCTCTTTCTTCACAAGATCGCCTTCTTCATCAAGATCACCGTCAACAATGGCCAAGAAGTCCTCAGCTCTCACTATATTCCCAGCAGACCCTATCAAAACCTGATTCTCTGGGCTCCGTTCCGCGTACTGCTTCAGGAATGGCTCAGCTTCGCTTAGATATACTGATGAAGATAGCTGATTATTCCCACGTTTTCTTATTATGTGAGCAGCCCTGAGCATTGAAAAGAGATGAAAAGATGCTAAACCTTGTTGCGAGGGTTTTAATCAACATTCAAAACGCGGAAAAACATTGAACGAAAGGCACTAGGCAGTAGGTTAGACGTTTGGTCAGGAAATTGATTCTGGTATAGATCTGTAAAGTGATTCTGGTACCATTCATCAAGCATCTTGGACAGTTCCTTCTGCTTTCCAACCGAAGTACCCCATCTATTCATTTGCCTGGATACAGAAACAAcaataatagttttaaataaaaatcaaatatacaGTTTGACAATATCAAGAATCCCCGATGTCTCAACCACGCTGCTCCTTCCTTTTAGATACACAATCAATAACATAATAAACAGGCTACAAGTAGCCTCCCCATTTTGATTCACAACTCAACGCATGTTCATCAGTCTCTATATGCAAAGGGAGAAAGTAGCTCACCCAAGGTAGGAGGCTTTATAAGCTGCTGGCCCCTCCTTAAACAGAATTGGTAAGTAATTGCGGATCAGAAAGGTTCTCAACTGTCAAAGAATTGAAGACATGTCCAGCATTACGATAACAATGCTGAGAAAGACGTAGAAAAGTGCAACCAATCAAAAATGCCTCTAGCTAGAAGAACTTCTTGAGAAAAACATACCTTGTACGTGAGAAACTTGAGTTTGATCATTAAGttagcatcatcatcatccaaacCATCCTTTCCTTTTTCACCGGCATCTTTGACCGTATTATCAAGGCTTTTCAGAGTCATCGGATCTCTCCCTTTGTTTGACTTGAACAAATTAATATCAACAAagaaacctgaaaaaaaaaagagaaacgcAGAAGAGAATCACTAACTAATATAAGGAAAGAACAGATGGTAATGGTCTCTATTGATATGTCGAATTATTCTGTTTAGCGAGACCAATGTGTCTACCACAACAAACCAATCTGACtagttttggaaattttaacTTCCTTGCAAAGTTCCTTTTAACAAATGCTAGGAACTAAAGCAAGTAGAGACCAAGTACTAAATCTAGTAAATTAATCAGAATCGTTATTGTCTTTAAGAACAAAGATAAAGAATAAccaacaaataatatatttacctcGATATAAAGGCCACAAGCCAGGCATGGCCCTGAAACAAGGTAACTGAATGGTTGACTAAAAAGAAACCAATATTTTCTTAGTTTGATCAAACAGAAAGACATAAGTAATCAGGAAGGCTTTAAATATAACCTCATCTCTTTCTCGTAACGCCTAAATGCTGAATCACTGCGCACATGGACAACCAATTTATAAAATAGGTTGTCAGGTGATACGTCATTAGCTCGATGAAAATTATGGTAGCACTTGAATGCGGCTGGAAGACGTCTATTCTTTATCAAGCGTACCATTTCCTATTCATGCAAATATTTGGTCGCTCATCAAAAGCACATAAAGAATAGAAACTGTTAAAATACTAACCACgtgaaaaaaacatttcaagtgaaagatatatataatcaatcgtTTCTGAAAATTAAACTCCACATGCAAAATTCAACAGAGCTCAAGTTACCTGTAATTTACTAGTCGAATAATCTGCAGGCTGAGATTCCAGGAATTTTGTTACTACAGATTTGTCTGCATTTTTAGGATAACAATCTACAGATTCATCTCCAAACCAATCCAAGTTATTGGGGCAAAAGCTTCGGCcaacactctttaaaagttccCTTATTTGCTACAGCAccaagaagaaaaggaaagagCCCCTCTAGAGTGAGAAACCTTTACTTAAAGAAGACAGAAAAAAATTCAACGTTATGAAACTTCTGTTCTTTCAATTATTTTCGAACCTGTTGCTCGCTAGATCGATGGGCAGCACATATCTCTCTTAAACTGAGTCCCAAATCAAGATTAGCtgaaattttgaagaaaaaaaaaacaagaaagcgGAAAACTGTAAATCTATGTGGACTTGATAGAGTGGAATGTTACGAAACCAACGTAGATAAGGTAATGCACCTCCATCACAGGGTGGTGGAGGATGATCTCTCAagacatcttccatatctctGGCACTCCCACTGCTCACGATACGCGCCACAAGACCCTCTAATATCTCACCCTGGACCTTCACATGGTCCTTGGAGCCTGCTTATTTTCATCCAAAAGTTTGTTCATTTTAAATTCCTTGAAAAACTAATATGAAAtctcacaaaagaaaaaaaaactgactaCAGAAAGTTAAAACATTACCTGGGACCGATATATCAGCTACTTCATCAAGAGCTCTACAGACTGAGGTTGCTATCCCTTCTTCACATAGTGCATCAAATGCGGCAAAAAAAGAGGTCACCGATTTCCTTCAGATTTTTTGACAAAATACACGCAACCGTCACTGTTAGTACTTTAATAAAAATTCTTACAACAGTGTTGCAACCAAACATATGTCTAATACTAGCACAACCACAAATCTCTAGTGTTTGAGTTTCATGGAGTGAGGCTAGTACATGCATCAAAGTATCAAACAGATATCACAGAGCCAACTAGAGGAACACTAAACCCTTGGAATAAAATATCCTTAGCTAAATGTATTTCAAGCTCTGTCTTCACAACAATTCTATTTAAAACAACTAAGGTCCTGGGTAAAGTGACAATGAAGACCAACATCACAAAGGAAGAAGATAACAGCAATGTTTTGAAAGGCTTGAAGTTACCTTGTGGAAAACAGCCAAACGTGATTTGTTGGCAGACGCCAAATCCGGCAAAATGCAATTATTTCGGAAGTTGAATAGAACTTGGGCTTACCATTACCTAACTCGGTAACAGCCGTCACTACCACTGCGAGATGCAAATCAACATTTTATTAGTTAGACGACTTTAGCAGGCCTACTCAACTTCTACAAATACGGCATAAGTACATTATGAAAGGCAATGACTCTAGAACTtctaagaaagaaaaaacttcACCAAAATCATCCAGTGGACGTTGACCATGATCTCCAAGAACAGCTGTTACTAGTTCCATAGATACACACATGCGATTTTCCTGAGAGAAATGACATTATGAGCTTCTGGCAATTGACTAAGCCTCAagcatttaaaatttttgattccTTAAAAAGTTCTGCCGTGGAAATACCTCAAGAAAATCATTAAACTCTGCTTCCTTCTTTAACGCCTGAGTTCCCCAAGCCTCCCTAAACATCCGAGAAAGAACAAAAACGCCAACTGCAGTAAAACTGCAAAACGAAGCATTGTAGTTATCATATGACTTATGAGATAATAAACTTTTAGACTCTATCTCATTTTGCAAGCACCAGAAAAAATCCACAGAACAGCACTAGAAAGAAAAGAGTAGTAAAATGAATTTCCTTCAtaaaaaagttttcaaaatctATCTCCACCACAACGTCTATACTGCAAACGACAGCAATACCATCAACAAGCAATTAACATAGCATAAGAAATCGGAcataactaatttataaaactaaGATGGAGATTCCGTACTGTAAGTGAAATGTATGAAAAGGCACAAACAAAATCTAAAGCTTGAGTATCGGTTTTATTCATTTGAAATACTCAACATGGATAAAGAAAGgaatacagaaaaaaaaaaggaggggAAAACTAAAGCTAAGGAATAAATAAGCTTACATGTTACCATAACTGTTCTTTGCATATGCTCCACCCACATGACCAGCGTACATAAAGAGAGAGCCTGAATGCTTTAGAGATACCTGTAAAACATGTTTATTAGAAAAAGGTGCTTAGACAGTTACAACTTCAGATTTGTCATTGCGCTATGTTGCAGTTAGAACCATACCTCCAGCGTTGCCAACCCTTTAGACACCATCTCAATCATCCGTGTCCTTATCTGCCAGAAAAGCAAGATAAAACGCAACATGAAAACAAAGCAAAAttgtttaaaaagaaaaaaaatcagtgcCACAAAAACGATAGGGAACTAAACTACCTCTTGGTCAGTCTTTTCGTTCTCAAACTTTGGATAGAAAGAGGCTCTGATCTGAGCACGGCAACAACTCGACTCGTCCACCGTGAAATTCTCCAAGTTGAGATCTGCTTTTCGAGGTATTGCTTCTTCTCCAGGTGATGCCGAAGACGGTCCACCGTGGTTGACTGGAACATTATTAGCGTTGCTTTCCTCGAGAGTCAACTCGCCAATTTGGTTGCTTACTGCTTCTGCAACAGAACGATCACTGGATCCAGATGAAGCATCCATCTTCGGATTTTACTTGCCACTTTATGATGATGATCAGCGTgagcttttttcttttatctaccAACAGAAAATCAACAAAGTCAAACATTCATATTCATACCACATTATCAGTGAAGCAATCGAAACTTCGATAAAACTTTTGCTGAGGTTGTTCAGATTTCGAGATGAAATAAGGAAAGTCTAGCACACATGTTTCTTAGGCATATCGAAcgtagaaaaaaataaaatctaattagAACCAAAAGAGAGGAGGCTAAGTAACCTACGGATAAGATGATCGGCGGCGGTTACACGAGAGAGCCAGTACAAAGTCAACTGTCAACGTGCCTTTTGCCGAGAGACACCAAAGCGCGGTCAAGTCTTTTCTGTTTAATCGGAAGAAGAGCATTGTAATTTGTAACAAAGACGGTCCCGGTAATAAATGGGCCTAATATGGCCCATATTCTTCACTATTTGATCAGAAGAGAAGTAGGAGATTGTTGGAAGAAACCTAATAATAAATGGGCCTCATTTGGCTCATATTTTTCAATAGTAGAACCATTTGACATATTAAAATTTCCAATAAATTCAACATACATTTATTACATTAAGTGTCTCTCTAATATCATGTGTATTATACTAAGTTTGCTAACTAACCCTGAGTAACTTAACTGAAGGGCTTTAAAGTGAAGTGAATAGTTAATATCATATCCAAAGAGGATCACACCACAGCATTGAGGCCTTGGTGTTGGAGTACTTGTTGTCTTCAAGGAATCCAAAATCATTGCTCTCTTCGTCAGGGCTGTTAATGAACTCATCACAATTTCCAAAGGAGCTGTCGAAGGACATATTATGTTGCTCTTGGTTTGGTTGGTCCATGTTGTGAATCAATTCTAGTAGATTTGATCTTTGTAACTGCATACTCACTATCTCCACTTGAGCTTTTGCTAGCTGTGCTTGGAGTTCACTCACTTGTCTTTGTAGATTATATATGGCACCGGCACATCCATAGATCGGGTCTCTAATTCTAGCTCCGGCTTCGTACACCATACTGTTTACCGCATCAGTTCTCTGTGATTCGGGAAGTTCCTGAGAAAATACATGTCATAAGTAATTATATAACGGGGAAGAAAGTGATTAAGGCTAAAGAATGAAGAGAGAGCGATGATAAGCTAATACTTTGCGTATTGATATTTGACCAAGAGGCTATTATTATACAAGACTTTTTCAAATGTGCATGAAAACGAAAATGTTGACAAGgacaaataaatcatttatttatgtatatatattggGGAAggttagatttttattttaattaagaaagaaaaaaaaaggttaggGAGGTTGAACATGTGTGCGTCTGAAGGTTTTTTTTGGGCTAAAATGTGCGTCTGAAGTTAATATCAACATTACAGAACAATTAAGATCTAATTCTCACATGACCGATGAACCCATTTTTTCTAAACAACCATTTCACTAGAACCTCATTAGAATAAAGACAGCATTCACATTTACAGTTTTAGTATTCgaagatattataattattacACCAGTACATAACTAGCAATTACCTGTAAGAGCTTAATGATGTTGCTGGCTCCAAACACACGGTGGGCGATGGTGAACTTAGCTGGCTCCGTTGGAGGGAAGTACGGCGCCAAAACGCATTTATCTCCGCAACGCCGCCTCAAGATTTTGCAAGCGGCGCATGGGCTAAGAACCAAACGTGGTGAAAGCTGTGGTAGAGGAGGAGAAGACGTTGGAGAAGCAGAGACGATAGCGGCAGAAGCGTCACACTTAATCTCCATATCGAGCATTATCAAGTGTGTTGAGGGTGAAGTGCTTTTTGGTAGATATGTCTATATATAGGCAAAGTGAGATGACCACCTGACATCATAAATGACGCcatattttttttggtgatGAAACATGTATATGTTTCCACATTGCGGTGGCTCCTAAATTCTTTCCACGCTTTCAAGTTTCAACGGTTGCTTGACTTTGGCACAACTAATTTCTTCTCCTCTTGATTTTTCTCcaatgctctttttttttttttttttttttgatcaaacttTTCTCCAATGCTCttatattacaatatatcaGTCTTTTATAAAAGTCCATAATAGCTCGCATTGATTGGTTATTAATGTACGGGTCTTTTACTCTTAACCTCTAGATTCTAGAGTACAGTTTCTGCTTATGAAGATTTCACTAAGCGACTCCAAAACACTGgatgtttcttattttcttctcCTTAAGTTAGGTAAAGTTTCAAGTAGACTAAATGTATAGCTTGATCTATATTTTAGagtacaataataataaaaattaaaacatgttGCAGTAAAGGTTTTTTTGTTGAGAATTTACCGGTGACTTGCAGGTCGTACTCCTACTTAAGTAATTAGTGAAATACACCACGTGATTTTTTAGGTTGCCTAATTTATGCTGAAACgtattttgtttgtattaaCCAATATTCTTGGAACTCCTTTGTAATTTAGTTATGCGTATTTTCCTAAGACTTTCTACTTGAACGACTTATCTTTCGAAGTGGCGGTATAcata contains:
- the LOC108808737 gene encoding tRNA ligase 1 encodes the protein MDASSGSSDRSVAEAVSNQIGELTLEESNANNVPVNHGGPSSASPGEEAIPRKADLNLENFTVDESSCCRAQIRASFYPKFENEKTDQEIRTRMIEMVSKGLATLEVSLKHSGSLFMYAGHVGGAYAKNSYGNIFTAVGVFVLSRMFREAWGTQALKKEAEFNDFLEENRMCVSMELVTAVLGDHGQRPLDDFVVVTAVTELGNGKPKFYSTSEIIAFCRIWRLPTNHVWLFSTRKSVTSFFAAFDALCEEGIATSVCRALDEVADISVPGSKDHVKVQGEILEGLVARIVSSGSARDMEDVLRDHPPPPCDGANLDLGLSLREICAAHRSSEQQQIRELLKSVGRSFCPNNLDWFGDESVDCYPKNADKSVVTKFLESQPADYSTSKLQEMVRLIKNRRLPAAFKCYHNFHRANDVSPDNLFYKLVVHVRSDSAFRRYEKEMRAMPGLWPLYRGFFVDINLFKSNKGRDPMTLKSLDNTVKDAGEKGKDGLDDDDANLMIKLKFLTYKLRTFLIRNYLPILFKEGPAAYKASYLGQMNRWGTSVGKQKELSKMLDEWAAHIIRKRGNNQLSSSVYLSEAEPFLKQYAERSPENQVLIGSAGNIVRAEDFLAIVDGDLDEEGDLVKKEKVTPATPEPAMQDAVQKNEGLIVFFPGIPGSAKSALCKELLNAPGGLGDDRPVHSLMGDLVKGKYWPKVADEHRKKPQSIMLADKNAPNEDVWRQIEVMCRKTKVTAVPVVADSEGTESNPYSLDALAVFMFRVLQRVDHPGNLDKTSANAGNVLLMFYHLYEGKNREEFEGELIERFGSLVKMPLFRSDRSPLPDPVKSIFEEGIDLFQLHRRRHGRLESAKGTYAAEWSKWEKQLRDTLAANSEYFNSVQVPFESAVQQVREELKRIAKGEYKPPSSVKTQHGSITFAAVNLHVTQVQSLLEKLAASNPTMRSFLEGKKKSIEEKLERAHVTLAHKRSHGVAAVARYGQHLNREVPVELTEFIFNDKMAAFTAHIGSVDGETVVCKNEWPHVTLWTAEGVTAREANALPQLYADGKASRMVIDPPASVSGPLEFF
- the LOC108808731 gene encoding LOW QUALITY PROTEIN: LOB domain-containing protein 1-like (The sequence of the model RefSeq protein was modified relative to this genomic sequence to represent the inferred CDS: inserted 1 base in 1 codon) is translated as MASFMMSGGHLTLPIYXTYLPKSTSPSTHLIMLDMEIKCDASAAIVSASPTSSPPLPQLSPRLVLSPCAACKILRRRCGDKCVLAPYFPPTEPAKFTIAHRVFGASNIIKLLQELPESQRTDAVNSMVYEAGARIRDPIYGCAGAIYNLQRQVSELQAQLAKAQVEIVSMQLQRSNLLELIHNMDQPNQEQHNMSFDSSFGNCDEFINSPDEESNDFGFLEDNKYSNTKASMLWCDPLWI